The Lysobacter enzymogenes genome window below encodes:
- a CDS encoding macro domain-containing protein, giving the protein MNIIQGDLLQLAAEGRFDVIVQGCNCQCRMGRGIALSIRERFPAAWEADQRTVPADRGKLGTYSQAQVEENGHRFVVVNAYTQFHWQGEGVLADYDAIGRAMRAVAREFHGQRIGYPLIGAGLAKGDWKVIAPIIEEALAGEDHTLVEFTG; this is encoded by the coding sequence ATGAACATCATCCAAGGCGACCTGCTGCAACTCGCCGCCGAAGGCCGCTTCGACGTCATCGTGCAAGGCTGCAACTGCCAATGCCGGATGGGCCGCGGCATCGCGCTGAGCATCCGCGAACGCTTCCCGGCCGCGTGGGAAGCCGACCAGCGCACCGTGCCCGCCGACCGCGGCAAGCTCGGCACTTACAGCCAGGCGCAGGTCGAAGAAAACGGCCACCGTTTCGTCGTGGTCAACGCCTACACCCAGTTCCACTGGCAGGGCGAGGGCGTGCTCGCCGACTACGACGCCATCGGCCGGGCGATGCGCGCGGTCGCGCGCGAGTTCCACGGCCAGCGCATCGGCTATCCGCTGATCGGCGCCGGCCTGGCCAAGGGCGATTGGAAGGTCATCGCGCCGATCATCGAGGAGGCGCTAGCCGGCGAGGACCACACCCTGGTCGAGTTCACCGGTTGA
- a CDS encoding SDR family oxidoreductase encodes MSATATTLVTGASRRIGRALAEACLARGERVVAHRRSEDAAPEPYSAPVEAWCWDMRQTLGELPAQQIDHLILSASLFERGHAWNALSAQAGPGSASADERERFVRQLQVNLLAPWELAVRLHARRPLRSVVMLLDTYLDRSFPGHAAYQVSRAAGAGLVRALAAELAPCRVNAVAPGTVLPSVRDPAERAEQEDAIAARTVLGRMGEVDDVVAAVLYLRDAPYVTGEILRVDGGRFKL; translated from the coding sequence ATGAGCGCCACCGCGACGACCCTGGTCACCGGCGCCTCGCGCCGGATCGGCCGCGCATTGGCCGAAGCCTGCCTGGCGCGCGGCGAGCGCGTGGTCGCGCACCGGCGCAGCGAAGACGCGGCGCCCGAGCCGTATTCGGCGCCGGTCGAGGCCTGGTGCTGGGACATGCGGCAAACGCTCGGCGAGTTGCCGGCGCAGCAGATCGACCATCTGATCCTCAGCGCCTCGCTGTTCGAACGCGGCCATGCCTGGAACGCGCTGTCGGCGCAGGCCGGCCCCGGCAGCGCCAGCGCCGACGAACGCGAGCGGTTCGTCCGCCAGTTGCAGGTCAACCTGCTGGCGCCGTGGGAATTGGCGGTGCGCCTGCACGCGCGGCGGCCGTTGCGTTCGGTGGTGATGCTGCTCGACACCTATCTGGACCGCTCGTTTCCCGGCCACGCGGCCTACCAGGTCAGCCGCGCCGCCGGCGCCGGCTTGGTGCGCGCGCTGGCCGCGGAACTGGCGCCGTGCCGGGTCAACGCGGTCGCGCCGGGCACGGTGTTGCCGTCGGTGCGCGACCCGGCCGAGCGCGCCGAACAGGAAGACGCGATCGCCGCACGCACCGTGTTGGGACGCATGGGCGAGGTCGACGACGTGGTCGCCGCGGTCCTGTACCTGCGCGACGCGCCGTACGTCACCGGCGAAATCCTGCGCGTCGACGGCGGCCGCTTCAAACTCTGA
- a CDS encoding substrate-binding and vWA domain-containing protein, which produces MIRLLRSALPLLAALMLAACGGNGSAGGDAEPGGARADGAADFTILAGSELKDVDTQLGDEIAQATGVRPRFTYAGTLDAIDRLAAGEKFDAVWVSHGKYLAMNPALKQRLLAQEKIMLSPVVLGVKQSKARELGWDRSDPTWKDIAEASRSGRFSFGMTNPTSSNTGFTALVGIAAALAANPDALTEADVANPALKAFFQGQRMTAGSSGWLADAYAREQAKVDGLINYESVLLSLNRDGRLSEPLTLVYPKEGIVTADYPLMLLDAGKRAGYDKLVAFLRSPAFQTRLSAATLRRPVNPEAQAAAAIPQRTLIELPFPGQPQVIESLLQGFLADVRIPASSRYVLDLSGSMGNDGRIEAMKAAMDTLAGGSAASLTDRYARFQNRERIGVLTFSSRPNRTRLFDMGNDAAGNQATLAAIRAEIAPLRPDGGTAIFDSVRQALTELAADKRAAREPRYYTVVLMSDGENTEGSDLREFLGWYAAQDETLRSIRVFPILFGDADPEEMKGLAQATGGQVFDAKSKSLTLVFKDIRGYQ; this is translated from the coding sequence GTGATCCGACTCCTGCGCTCTGCCCTGCCCCTGCTCGCCGCGCTGATGCTGGCCGCGTGCGGCGGCAACGGTTCCGCCGGCGGCGACGCCGAACCCGGCGGCGCCCGCGCCGACGGCGCCGCGGACTTCACCATCCTCGCCGGCTCCGAGCTCAAGGACGTCGACACCCAGCTCGGCGACGAGATCGCCCAGGCCACCGGCGTGCGTCCGCGCTTCACCTACGCCGGCACCCTCGACGCCATCGACCGGCTCGCCGCGGGCGAAAAGTTCGACGCGGTCTGGGTCAGCCACGGCAAGTACCTGGCGATGAACCCCGCGCTGAAGCAGCGGCTGCTGGCGCAGGAAAAGATCATGCTGTCGCCGGTGGTGCTGGGGGTGAAACAGTCCAAGGCGCGCGAGCTCGGCTGGGACCGCAGCGATCCGACCTGGAAGGACATCGCCGAAGCCTCGCGCTCGGGCCGTTTCAGCTTCGGCATGACCAACCCGACCTCGAGCAACACCGGTTTCACCGCGCTGGTCGGCATCGCCGCCGCGCTGGCCGCGAACCCCGATGCGCTGACCGAGGCCGACGTCGCCAATCCCGCGCTCAAGGCCTTCTTCCAGGGCCAGCGCATGACCGCCGGCTCCTCGGGCTGGCTCGCCGATGCGTATGCGCGCGAACAAGCCAAGGTCGACGGCCTGATCAACTACGAATCGGTGCTGCTGAGCCTCAACCGCGACGGCCGCCTCAGCGAGCCGCTGACCCTGGTGTATCCGAAGGAAGGCATCGTCACCGCCGACTATCCGCTGATGCTGCTCGACGCCGGCAAGCGCGCCGGCTACGACAAGCTCGTCGCGTTCCTGCGCTCGCCGGCGTTCCAGACCCGTTTGTCCGCGGCGACCCTGCGCCGCCCGGTCAATCCCGAGGCGCAGGCCGCGGCGGCGATCCCGCAGCGCACCCTGATCGAGCTGCCGTTCCCGGGCCAGCCGCAGGTGATCGAAAGCCTGTTGCAGGGTTTCCTCGCCGACGTGCGCATCCCCGCCAGTTCGCGCTACGTGCTCGACCTGTCCGGCTCGATGGGCAACGACGGCCGCATCGAGGCGATGAAGGCGGCGATGGACACCCTCGCCGGCGGCAGCGCCGCGTCGTTGACCGACCGCTACGCGCGCTTCCAGAACCGCGAGCGCATCGGCGTGCTGACCTTCTCCTCGCGCCCGAACCGCACTCGATTGTTCGACATGGGCAACGACGCGGCCGGCAACCAGGCGACGCTGGCGGCGATCCGCGCCGAGATCGCGCCGCTGCGTCCCGACGGCGGCACCGCGATCTTCGACAGCGTGCGCCAAGCCCTGACCGAACTGGCCGCCGACAAGCGTGCCGCGCGCGAGCCGCGCTACTACACCGTGGTGCTGATGAGCGACGGCGAGAACACCGAAGGCAGCGACCTGCGCGAATTCCTCGGCTGGTACGCGGCCCAGGACGAGACCCTGCGCTCGATCCGGGTGTTCCCGATCCTGTTCGGCGACGCCGATCCCGAGGAAATGAAGGGGCTCGCGCAGGCCACCGGCGGCCAGGTCTTCGACGCCAAGAGCAAGTCGCTGACCCTGGTGTTCAAGGACATCCGCGGGTACCAGTGA
- a CDS encoding DNA-binding protein, with product MTTDHDALWKIRQSLAEPARAGARRAPLEQAQLEEIAWRMLRAGVQPTVEGIRAVYGSGSPNRLHPMLRRFYAGLATRLQLAPVAEDVPAPLRQLWLQALDIASDAVRERHDAQAEELRLRVAELEKREAMLERKLKRLRRDGAAARTEGAGE from the coding sequence ATGACGACCGATCACGACGCGCTGTGGAAGATCCGCCAGTCGCTGGCCGAACCGGCCCGCGCCGGCGCCAGGCGCGCGCCGTTGGAACAGGCCCAGCTCGAGGAGATCGCCTGGCGCATGCTGCGCGCCGGCGTGCAGCCCACGGTCGAGGGCATCCGCGCGGTCTACGGCAGCGGTTCGCCGAATCGCCTGCATCCGATGCTGCGGCGTTTCTACGCCGGACTGGCCACGCGCCTGCAACTGGCGCCGGTGGCCGAAGACGTGCCGGCGCCGCTGCGCCAGCTGTGGCTGCAAGCGCTGGACATCGCCAGCGACGCGGTGCGCGAACGCCACGACGCCCAGGCCGAAGAACTGCGCCTGCGCGTGGCCGAGCTGGAAAAGCGCGAGGCGATGCTGGAGCGCAAGCTCAAGCGGCTGCGGCGCGACGGCGCGGCGGCGCGTACGGAAGGCGCGGGCGAGTAG
- a CDS encoding VOC family protein, with the protein MRSPLSLAAAVLSLSLSAFAAAAPAPASPARASRPPAGERLDHALLWGRSPDQITAAMTVKLGFQVAPGRPQDGLANRYVRLDDERFIELLALTGNGGALDPGAQADQAQLHGGPGARTFGLHTDALDAARAALLAQGQKTTPVFSAAADDPDGTGPGTAPRWSLFVLDPSPLSNHLFYIHYPPARADIAADRRIARVHANGARELSSLWLLSADADADRAQLAKLGHDRAVPVRLPQIGARGYCVAIGPTQLLALQPDGDGEAAQALARGGAQIAGIGIGVDDLARAQRRVERGYERTLTRYAGLAGASFLAPSQDDLGLWIEFHQRGKSATACGAGQAAAAGAKTSR; encoded by the coding sequence ATGCGATCGCCGCTTTCCCTCGCCGCCGCCGTCCTGAGCCTGTCGCTGTCCGCCTTCGCCGCCGCTGCGCCGGCGCCCGCCTCGCCCGCGCGCGCCTCGCGGCCGCCCGCCGGCGAACGCCTCGACCACGCCCTGCTGTGGGGCCGCAGCCCCGACCAGATCACCGCGGCGATGACGGTCAAGCTCGGCTTCCAGGTCGCGCCCGGCCGCCCGCAGGACGGCCTGGCCAACCGCTACGTGCGCCTGGACGACGAACGCTTCATCGAACTGCTGGCGCTGACCGGCAACGGCGGCGCGCTCGACCCGGGCGCGCAGGCCGACCAGGCGCAACTGCACGGCGGCCCCGGCGCGCGCACCTTCGGCCTCCACACCGATGCGCTCGACGCCGCGCGCGCGGCCTTGCTCGCGCAAGGCCAGAAGACCACGCCGGTGTTCTCCGCCGCGGCCGACGACCCCGACGGCACCGGACCGGGCACCGCGCCGCGCTGGAGCCTGTTCGTGCTCGATCCCTCGCCGCTGTCGAACCATCTGTTCTACATCCACTACCCGCCGGCGCGCGCCGACATCGCCGCCGACCGCCGCATCGCCCGCGTCCATGCCAACGGCGCGCGCGAGCTGTCGTCGCTGTGGCTGCTGTCGGCCGACGCCGACGCCGACCGCGCGCAACTGGCCAAGCTCGGCCACGACCGCGCCGTGCCGGTGCGCCTGCCGCAGATCGGCGCGCGCGGTTACTGCGTGGCGATCGGGCCGACCCAGTTGCTGGCCCTGCAACCCGACGGCGACGGCGAGGCCGCGCAAGCGCTGGCGCGCGGCGGCGCGCAGATCGCCGGCATCGGCATCGGCGTCGACGATCTCGCCCGCGCCCAGCGCCGGGTCGAACGCGGCTACGAACGCACCCTGACCCGCTACGCCGGGCTCGCCGGCGCGTCGTTCCTGGCGCCGAGCCAGGACGATCTGGGCCTGTGGATCGAGTTCCATCAGCGCGGCAAGTCCGCGACGGCGTGCGGCGCGGGCCAGGCTGCGGCGGCCGGCGCGAAGACCAGCCGCTGA
- a CDS encoding HD domain-containing protein yields the protein MFPADSAQAMDLIRSLGAPARLQRHVELVGEAGEALLALLREQSVAVDEAFVRVGIVLHDTGKIRHPAELHGPGGEHEPAGEAMLLAAGASPELARVCVSHARWAAMDCRLEELAVALADKLWKGVRKTELEERFIDAAAAAGGHDRWNLFVALDSGFERIAADGPQRLARSAV from the coding sequence ATGTTTCCTGCCGATTCCGCCCAGGCGATGGATCTGATCCGCTCCCTCGGCGCGCCCGCGCGCCTGCAACGTCACGTCGAGCTGGTCGGCGAGGCCGGCGAAGCGTTGCTGGCGCTGCTGCGCGAGCAGTCCGTCGCCGTCGACGAGGCTTTCGTGCGCGTCGGCATCGTGCTGCACGACACCGGCAAGATCCGCCATCCGGCCGAACTGCACGGCCCCGGCGGCGAGCACGAGCCGGCCGGCGAAGCCATGCTGCTGGCCGCCGGCGCGTCGCCCGAACTGGCCCGGGTCTGCGTGTCGCATGCGCGCTGGGCGGCGATGGATTGCCGGCTCGAAGAACTGGCCGTCGCGCTGGCCGACAAGCTGTGGAAGGGCGTGCGCAAGACCGAACTGGAGGAGCGTTTCATCGATGCGGCCGCCGCCGCGGGCGGGCATGATCGCTGGAACCTGTTCGTGGCCCTGGACTCGGGTTTCGAGCGCATCGCCGCCGACGGGCCGCAACGGCTCGCGCGCAGCGCGGTGTGA
- a CDS encoding S8 family serine peptidase, whose amino-acid sequence MSHPTLPRLHASVRALRPLALATAAVLAALCAAPAAAATVNIAGLEDGVRYDRFIVKFQANSKARASAAEFDAALGRAAAALPAAKGQPRLGLSHLRRMSMGADVIRADRGLSRGDAIALMKRLAADPRVEYVEPDLLMSAQLTPNDTRFSEQWHYADSAVGINGPSAWDKADGAGVVVAVVDSGYLSHTDLNANLLPGYDFVSSVNGLGLSCLFAGLPSNCGGGNDGNGRDNNATDSSNIKHGTHVSGTVAAITNNGAGVAGVARNAKILPVRVLGNSGVGATSDIADGIVWASGGTVSGIPANPNPADVINLSLGGAQACTQTLAYRDAINAATANGSIVVVAAGNSNTDVSGFTPASCPNTITVAASDINGNRAWYSNYGTGIDIAAPGGETCSPATEFLALGESVSGKCTQNHANRGVLSTVDGNGYDFYQGTSMAAPHVAGVVALIKSVKPALNTAQVQAILTSTARPIAAAKCPGGCGPGLIDANAAVTAAQGP is encoded by the coding sequence ATGTCGCACCCGACCCTGCCACGCCTCCACGCTTCCGTCCGCGCCCTGCGCCCGCTCGCGCTCGCCACCGCCGCGGTCCTGGCCGCGCTCTGCGCCGCGCCCGCCGCGGCCGCCACGGTCAACATCGCCGGGCTCGAGGACGGCGTCCGCTACGACCGCTTCATCGTCAAGTTCCAGGCCAACAGCAAGGCCCGCGCCAGCGCGGCCGAGTTCGACGCCGCGCTCGGCCGCGCCGCCGCCGCGCTGCCCGCGGCCAAGGGCCAGCCGCGCCTGGGCCTGTCGCACCTGCGCCGGATGTCGATGGGCGCCGACGTGATCCGCGCCGACCGCGGCCTCAGCCGCGGCGACGCGATCGCGCTGATGAAGCGCCTGGCCGCCGATCCGCGGGTGGAATACGTCGAACCCGACCTGCTGATGAGCGCCCAGCTCACCCCCAACGACACCCGCTTCAGCGAGCAATGGCATTACGCCGACAGCGCGGTCGGCATCAACGGTCCCAGCGCCTGGGACAAGGCCGACGGCGCCGGCGTGGTGGTCGCGGTGGTCGACAGCGGCTATCTGTCGCACACCGACCTCAACGCCAACCTGCTGCCGGGCTACGACTTCGTCAGCTCGGTCAACGGCCTCGGCCTGTCGTGCCTGTTCGCCGGGCTGCCGTCGAACTGCGGCGGCGGCAACGACGGCAACGGCCGCGACAACAACGCCACCGACTCGTCCAACATCAAGCACGGCACCCATGTGTCGGGCACGGTCGCGGCGATCACCAACAACGGCGCCGGCGTCGCCGGGGTCGCGCGCAACGCCAAGATCCTGCCGGTGCGCGTGCTCGGCAACAGCGGCGTCGGCGCCACCTCCGACATCGCCGACGGCATCGTGTGGGCGTCCGGCGGCACGGTCAGCGGCATACCGGCCAATCCCAATCCGGCCGACGTCATCAACCTCTCGCTCGGCGGCGCCCAGGCCTGCACCCAGACCCTGGCCTATCGCGATGCGATCAATGCCGCCACCGCCAACGGTTCGATCGTCGTGGTCGCGGCCGGCAACAGCAACACCGACGTGTCCGGCTTCACCCCGGCCAGTTGCCCGAACACCATCACCGTCGCCGCCAGCGACATCAACGGCAACCGCGCCTGGTACTCGAACTACGGCACCGGCATCGACATCGCCGCGCCCGGCGGCGAGACCTGCTCGCCGGCGACCGAGTTCCTCGCGCTGGGCGAGTCGGTCAGCGGCAAGTGCACGCAGAACCACGCCAACCGCGGCGTGCTGTCGACCGTGGACGGCAACGGCTACGACTTCTATCAGGGCACCTCGATGGCCGCGCCGCACGTGGCCGGCGTGGTCGCGCTGATCAAGTCGGTGAAGCCGGCGCTGAACACCGCGCAGGTGCAGGCGATCCTGACCAGCACCGCGCGGCCGATCGCCGCGGCCAAGTGCCCGGGCGGTTGCGGACCGGGCCTGATCGACGCCAATGCGGCGGTGACGGCGGCGCAAGGTCCGTAA
- a CDS encoding 2-amino-4-hydroxy-6-hydroxymethyldihydropteridine diphosphokinase, producing the protein MSATALICLGASDGPRAENLLEAAAQLLADSDASLAAVSELYGDRHRLHAGGATLNLMLALDWRNALPAEALERRFKRIEAGFGRERDPRRRMPVPLDIDLIGTLDAAGAHWQARYDPGRAYLFHGLNQLALPPLQAALQALQTQRGFQAQANAHGFYAYAGAGFVRRYLLERAAQLRAGDGQRETG; encoded by the coding sequence ATGAGCGCGACCGCCCTGATCTGCCTCGGCGCCAGCGACGGCCCGCGCGCGGAGAATCTGCTCGAAGCCGCGGCGCAGTTGCTGGCCGACTCCGACGCCAGCTTGGCCGCGGTGTCGGAACTGTACGGCGACCGCCACCGCCTGCACGCCGGCGGCGCGACCTTGAACCTGATGCTGGCGCTGGACTGGCGCAACGCGCTGCCGGCCGAGGCGCTGGAGCGCCGCTTCAAGCGCATCGAGGCCGGTTTCGGCCGCGAGCGCGATCCGCGCCGGCGCATGCCGGTGCCGCTGGACATCGACCTGATCGGCACCCTCGACGCCGCCGGCGCGCACTGGCAGGCGCGCTACGATCCGGGCCGGGCCTATCTGTTTCACGGCTTGAACCAGCTGGCGTTGCCGCCGTTGCAGGCCGCGCTGCAAGCGCTGCAAACCCAACGCGGCTTCCAGGCGCAAGCCAATGCGCACGGCTTCTACGCCTATGCCGGCGCCGGTTTCGTGCGCCGCTATCTGCTCGAACGCGCCGCGCAATTGCGCGCCGGCGACGGACAACGGGAGACCGGCTGA
- a CDS encoding helix-turn-helix domain-containing protein, whose protein sequence is MADRPSCYPDTPRPARPREHADFGAPRLDVLTVPVPQGLFDTPFDPRHVLCLHQGGPVPVSYREGRYERSGVRVQGQYCVSPANGSTRWTMSGPAISLLLRVTPELIDETAQAMGSGGGRVELAPAAHLRDPQIERIGVMMQAEERERYPSGRLFVDALADALAARLLAVQQRRFAAAAGAPAQALPAWRLRRVIDYIEAHLDADLTLAELAAVAGFSVSHFKPLFKRATGVPAHRFVLERRVERARQRLLESAQGLSEIALETGFADASHMARCMRRLIGVSPMQVRQARG, encoded by the coding sequence ATGGCCGACCGTCCCTCGTGCTATCCCGACACCCCGCGCCCGGCGCGGCCGCGCGAACACGCCGACTTCGGCGCGCCGCGCCTGGACGTGCTGACCGTGCCGGTGCCGCAGGGCCTGTTCGACACCCCGTTCGACCCGCGCCACGTGCTGTGCCTGCACCAGGGCGGCCCGGTGCCGGTCAGCTACCGCGAGGGCCGCTACGAGCGCAGCGGCGTGCGCGTGCAAGGCCAGTACTGCGTGTCGCCGGCCAACGGCAGCACCCGCTGGACCATGTCCGGCCCGGCGATCTCGCTGCTGTTGCGGGTGACCCCGGAGCTGATCGACGAAACCGCGCAGGCGATGGGCTCCGGCGGCGGCCGCGTCGAACTGGCGCCGGCGGCGCATCTGCGCGATCCGCAGATCGAACGCATCGGCGTCATGATGCAGGCCGAAGAACGCGAGCGTTACCCGAGCGGCCGTTTGTTCGTCGACGCGCTCGCCGACGCCTTGGCCGCGCGCCTGCTGGCCGTGCAGCAGCGCCGCTTCGCCGCCGCGGCCGGCGCGCCCGCGCAGGCGTTGCCGGCGTGGCGGCTGCGGCGGGTGATCGACTACATCGAAGCGCACCTGGACGCCGACCTGACCTTGGCCGAACTCGCCGCCGTCGCCGGCTTCAGCGTTTCCCACTTCAAGCCGCTGTTCAAACGCGCCACCGGCGTGCCGGCGCACCGGTTCGTGCTGGAGCGGCGGGTCGAGCGCGCGCGCCAGCGCCTGCTCGAAAGCGCGCAGGGGCTCAGCGAGATCGCGCTGGAAACCGGCTTCGCCGATGCCAGCCACATGGCGCGGTGCATGCGCCGGCTGATCGGGGTCAGCCCGATGCAGGTGCGGCAAGCGCGGGGCTGA
- a CDS encoding NAD-dependent epimerase/dehydratase family protein yields the protein MTVLVTGSAGHLGEGLMRLLRAQGRAARGIDLKPSAFTDRVGSIADREFAFEAVRGAEAVIHAATLHKPHVATHSYQDFVDTNISGTLNLLQAAHEQGVASFVFTSTTSAFGAALTPAPGEPATWIDESVAPIPKNIYGASKVAAEGLCELFHRRHTLPVLVLRTSRFFPEDDDDAARRSRYDTANSQANELLYRRADIDDVAQAHLRAIERAPALGFGRYIVSATTPFRREHLPELSRDAAAVVQRLFPRCRELYAAQGWSLFPQLDRVYVNDAARRDLGWEPRYGFDYVLDCLERGLDFRSALAHEVGVKGYHAQRFDDMPYPVN from the coding sequence ATGACTGTTCTCGTCACCGGCAGCGCCGGCCACCTCGGCGAAGGCTTGATGCGCCTGCTGCGCGCGCAGGGCCGCGCGGCGCGCGGCATCGACCTCAAGCCTTCGGCGTTCACCGACCGGGTCGGCTCCATCGCCGACCGCGAGTTCGCCTTCGAGGCGGTGCGCGGCGCCGAGGCGGTGATCCACGCCGCGACCCTGCACAAGCCGCACGTGGCCACCCACAGTTACCAGGACTTCGTCGACACCAACATCAGCGGCACGCTGAACCTGCTGCAGGCCGCGCACGAGCAGGGCGTGGCCTCGTTCGTGTTCACCAGCACCACCAGCGCGTTCGGCGCGGCGCTGACGCCGGCGCCGGGCGAGCCGGCGACCTGGATCGACGAGAGCGTGGCGCCGATTCCGAAGAACATCTACGGCGCCAGCAAGGTCGCGGCGGAAGGCTTGTGCGAACTGTTCCATCGCCGCCACACGCTGCCGGTGCTGGTGCTGCGCACCTCGCGCTTCTTCCCCGAGGACGACGACGACGCGGCGCGCCGCAGCCGCTACGACACCGCCAACAGCCAGGCCAACGAACTGCTGTACCGGCGCGCCGACATCGACGACGTGGCCCAGGCCCACCTGCGCGCGATCGAGCGCGCGCCGGCGCTCGGCTTCGGCCGCTACATCGTCTCGGCGACCACGCCGTTCCGGCGCGAGCACCTGCCCGAGCTCAGCCGCGACGCGGCCGCGGTGGTGCAGCGTCTGTTCCCGCGCTGCCGCGAGCTGTATGCGGCCCAGGGCTGGAGCCTGTTCCCGCAACTGGACCGGGTCTACGTCAACGACGCCGCGCGCCGCGACCTCGGCTGGGAGCCGCGCTACGGCTTCGACTACGTGCTCGACTGCCTGGAGCGCGGGCTGGACTTCCGCAGCGCGCTGGCGCACGAGGTCGGGGTCAAGGGCTACCACGCGCAGCGTTTCGACGACATGCCGTATCCGGTGAACTGA
- a CDS encoding toxic anion resistance protein: MSTTQTTTLAEPIAPLTLEMPEPAATVAEPDRAAAMIPFKDETRAQVLTQADQFIADLLALDPHSEDFRSRVDSAFRLGRKEIGDSTLLTNKFLDRNFVADADSPAFKVMSEMRILFEDLNPSKEGDLMAAHKLLGLIPFGNKLRAYLQRFDSAGESIRKTIDNLYGVQDELARDDQALFATMQKLLEALTRLKAADVFAEQLDGKLTAALDTLKASDPARAQAVEQEVLFYVRQASVDIKTQILVCINGYKMLEGLRKTGRELRNGCDRMATIGMSSLSIAATLARAQGYQLQVMDALKSSSRAIEGLIASTSAQFGQHVDRVAEFQSNPLIGVQTLQNAFDTTFAALDRMDEFRSKGIGAMGSNIEQLRGLIAKGEARMNREREAVTAVQRSIAAPAGPVAL; this comes from the coding sequence ATGAGCACGACCCAGACCACCACCCTCGCCGAACCGATCGCCCCGCTGACCCTGGAAATGCCGGAACCGGCGGCGACCGTCGCCGAACCCGACCGCGCCGCGGCGATGATCCCGTTCAAGGACGAGACCCGCGCCCAGGTGCTGACCCAGGCCGACCAGTTCATCGCCGACCTGCTCGCGCTCGACCCGCATTCGGAAGACTTCCGCAGCCGCGTCGACAGCGCGTTCCGCCTCGGCCGCAAGGAAATCGGCGACAGCACCCTGCTGACCAACAAGTTCCTCGACCGCAACTTCGTCGCCGACGCCGACAGCCCGGCGTTCAAGGTCATGAGCGAGATGCGCATCCTGTTCGAGGACCTCAACCCGTCCAAGGAAGGCGACCTGATGGCCGCGCACAAGCTGCTCGGCCTGATTCCGTTCGGCAACAAGCTGCGCGCCTACCTGCAGCGCTTCGACTCGGCCGGCGAATCGATCCGCAAGACCATCGACAACCTCTACGGCGTGCAGGACGAACTGGCGCGCGACGACCAGGCGCTGTTCGCGACCATGCAGAAGCTGCTGGAAGCGCTGACCCGGCTCAAGGCCGCCGACGTGTTCGCCGAACAGCTCGACGGCAAGCTCACTGCGGCGCTCGATACGCTGAAAGCCAGCGACCCGGCGCGCGCCCAGGCGGTCGAGCAGGAAGTGCTGTTCTACGTGCGCCAGGCCAGCGTCGACATCAAGACCCAGATCCTGGTCTGCATCAACGGCTACAAGATGCTCGAAGGCCTGCGCAAGACCGGGCGCGAGCTGCGCAACGGCTGCGACCGCATGGCCACCATCGGCATGTCCAGCCTGTCGATCGCCGCGACCCTGGCGCGCGCGCAGGGCTACCAGTTGCAGGTCATGGACGCGCTGAAGTCGTCCTCGCGCGCGATCGAGGGCCTGATCGCCTCGACTTCGGCGCAGTTCGGCCAGCATGTCGACCGCGTCGCCGAGTTCCAGAGCAATCCGCTGATCGGCGTGCAGACCCTGCAGAACGCCTTCGACACCACCTTCGCCGCGCTCGACCGCATGGACGAGTTCCGCAGCAAGGGGATCGGCGCGATGGGCAGCAACATCGAGCAACTGCGCGGCCTGATCGCCAAGGGCGAGGCGCGCATGAACCGCGAGCGCGAGGCGGTGACGGCGGTGCAGCGCAGCATCGCCGCGCCGGCCGGGCCGGTGGCGCTGTAA